Part of the Lotus japonicus ecotype B-129 chromosome 6, LjGifu_v1.2 genome, GGCCTATCCCcaccatttaaaaaaaagttataatgaGAAAACTCCTATCatgttcatttaaaaaaaaaagtcctaTCATGTTAATGTTAGTATAGTTAGTTTTCTTAGTAAAAATTGGAGTTAttggttttttttgtttacatATGGGAAGTAAAGAGTTATTGATTCTTTAAAAAGATACTAATTAAGATGgatgttttaaaaaaaagataattaaaatacaatgagttaataattttttcaccacaaattaaaaaaagattaaaataatCAAAGAGTGATGAACGCTACTTGTACCTGTTTGGAAAGCACCACCGCAAGGGTTTATGAAGCTGAATGTGGATGGAAGCCACTGTCAGAATAGTAACTGTATGGGAGGTGGTGGTTTGCTGCGGGATAGTGATGGAATTTGGGCTAGTGGATTTATTTCTCAGACTCAGTTGGGAGGTGCTTTGCTCGCGGAAGCGCTAGCCTTGCGAGATGGGTTGATGTTCGCCTGGGATCGTGGCTACAGATTGGTCTTATGTGAAACAGACTGTCGAATGCTTAAGGAGGTGTTGCAGGATGAGGACCGTGTGAGGTTGCATTCACATGCTACTACTTTACTCGAAATCAAAGGATTGTTGGCTAGGGATTGGAATATCAAACTAGCTTGGATCAATCGTGAGGCCAATTTTTCAGCTGATTACCTAGCAAAACAAGGAAGCTCTGCTCCTAAGCCTGGATTTCAGTAGTGGAGAATCCATCCCCAAAGCTTGATCTGCTTCTGCTGAAGGACAAGCTAGCTGTGTCTtagtttttttagttttgttgtttgttttccgatgtacaaaaaaaaattatagctgTTCGTATGAAATGTTTATTACCGGTCATCCAAAGAAAGATGATATTcgtcatttatttatttttaaaattatttttatcataTCGTGGTTGAATTCTAATTGAAAAAGAGTTAAGATTTGATATTTCTATAAAATTATCtattaaattgaaaattttcacaAATCAATCTATAATTACCAAATTccctttaatatttttttttatattcacCAATGAAAACATGACACTTTTTATTTAGAAAATCAAATAAGGTGCCGATAAGAATAACCCAAGAAAAGAAAAGCACAAGTATAATGGAAACGTGAAAacacaaaaaaggaaaaaagagatcCGAAAAGGAAAGAATAATTAAGAGTGGAAGACAAAACAAAAGGTTTGATGAATCATGGTCAGATAAAAAGTCATAACGTTGATTTcatcaaaccaaaccaaaccaaaccaaaccctCTGAATCGGGTTCTTTCCTTCcttttctctttctccttcacTCACTCCCTCACTTTCCTCTTTTCATTCTTTTCTTCACCCACcaaacactctctctctctcttctttcatCTTCTAGGGTTCTCCATGGCTAATCTCACCtccttctcttcatctttcgTCGACGACGACTCTTCCGAGGACTCCTGCAGTATCTGTCTAGAGTCCTTCAACGTCCATGATCCATCCACTGTATGATCTTCtccttttttacttttttcttgCTTTCTGCATTTCGGATCTGTTTCGAGAATTAAGCTTGTAGAATCATGTCAGATAGCTATGTATTTTGATGTGTCTTTCCTATATGTGGATGAGTTGAACCTGTAGATAATGGAAAAGGAAAATCTCCAAGCTTCTGATATCAATGTGTAGACTTAAAACTTTCAAGTTTGAACTGTGTATTGATTTGTTTCCTTTTCAATTCCAGGTTACCTGTTGCAAACATGAATATCATCTGCATTGCATTCTTGAATGGTAAGCCTAATTGTTTCATTAACTTTGCCATGGTGTGAATTCTTATTGGCTGCTTATAACATAGTTCCTTTTTGTTTCTTTAGGTCTCAAAGAAGCAAGGAATGTCCAATATGTTGGCAATCACTTGCTTTGAAAGACCCTGCCAGGTATTTAAACTCCTCTTGATTACTTGATTCAAGCCTTTTATGGGCATGGTTGGTTAACAGTTTTGATCAATCACCTATCTTTTTGTAGCCAAGAGCTTCTAGCTGCAGTGGAGGCTGAAAAACGCTTAAGATCAAGAAATGTAAATTCATCTTCATTCGCTAATTCTCGACTTAATGATGGTCATGTGAGTGAGATAACTAAGAATTGACAGTGTCATGGCAACTGTTTTCTTGTGTTACTATGTTTTGGTGTTAGTTTTCATGATACAGGTATCATACTATTGTTCAAATTGTTCTCTTGCAGGATGGTTCTTACTCAGAAGAATGTGATTTTGATGAACAAATTATGCAGCACCTAGTTGCTGCTGCAAGTAGGGCTCGTTTTGTTCACAGACAGGAAAGGCGGGGATCGGCAGGAGCAGGTCCGTCTGCGAACTCTTCTGTGCATGTTCGTCGAGAGCAACCGACCCCTACAACAACTTCGCTATCTCAGGGTAGTTCACCAACTTCTGGTGTACCATCAAATGTGAACAATCAACCTCCAACACCTGTTGTTGATGAGGTTGCTAGAAATACTAGTCCTCAAACTGATGTTCCTTTCAGAGCCAGGTACGGTTTGTGACTTTGTATAAACCTTTAGGTATAAAGCAGTGACATCAGTTATTTACTGCAAAGCTTTTTCCTTGAGTTCACTTATTGATTTTAAATATGTTAACTTTTTCCTGCATCATGTTCAGAGTTATCTATAGCCAGACACCACCTGAGAGTGCGAGGAGACTAAACACTCCGGAGATGTTCTCCTTCCCTGAATCCATCAAATCCAAATTTTCTGCTGCTTCAGCCAAGTAAACATGTTATTTCTCGGTTACTTGTGTGCTCCAATCACCCTTTAGTGTTCATATATCTGAAATCTTGCAAGTTTTGAACAGATACAAGGAATCAATTTCAAAAGGTACCCGTGGCCTCAAAGAGAAGTTACTTGCCCGTAATGCATCAGTAAAAGAGCTGAGTAAAGGTGTTCAGCGCGAGATGAATGCAGGAATAGCTGGTGTTGCACGGATGATTGAACGCCTCGATCTTTCCTCTAAAAGGTCCGCTGCTCTATTTCCTGACCGTACAGGGGAAACTTCAGGCTTTCCTGAAGAAGTAAAGTCTGTCAAAGAGCATTCTCCTAGTGAAGATAACGAAGATGTGGTTCATCATGTTACTTCAGATGCTCCCTCACTCATCTCTAACATGGTTCCTGCTCGAGTGGAAATTGCTCCACATGTTCAGGTTAGTCCATCTACCAATTTTCCTTAATTTGTACTTGAAAAATTAGTTGATTACAGCAAGTTAGCTGGTTCTCTGATTTCCACATTACCTTTGTTTATAAATCAAGGGGATTTATTTTACTATCCACACAAgataaaagaaaagagaaacagATTGAAAATGAATAAACAATAAAGAAACGGTTTCGCAGCTTAAGCTGGTTTGGCATTGGTAGGAATAAGTTTGTTTTAGGGAATTTGGGTTGCTGACTTGCAGTCATAAATTGGTTACCTTCATGAAACAAAGGAACCCCACTAATGTTGCTCTAAGAATTTGGGTGACAAAATtggattttaatattttataaatgatGAATGTCTCTACTAATCTAAATGGCTTGAAATGTGACTCTTGCTCTTGAATGTGTTTCCAATTTCAGAGTGGACAGGGTGCATTGAAGACTTAGCTCAGGGTTCATCAATTTTACTGTGCTGTCTCGCTTGTCCAAGAAGTGCAAGAGACGACTTTGATAACCAATGTACCTGTTGGTATGCGTCCTGCATTGTCGTCACTGATCACTGCTACATAATGTGTAGGAATTAAAACTATGTATGATCTATTTATAAAGCCAGGGTTTCTTCCTTCAGAACCTTTCAGATGTAGTTTCATGGATTCATACCCATGTTATCATGAGTTTAATACTTTATTTGGTTTAATGAAATATTTTAGAGGTTCTTCATTTTGCACTGCAGTCTCACATAATTATTTCTCTATCCGTTTTCTTGCAAACTCTAGAGTGGTGATACAATACAGTGTTGACATCAATTATACCTAGAAAATTTCAAAGTTTGTATGAACGTTGAGCACTGTATTTTATTGAGTGGTCAATACTTAAACTTATTTAAACTTCAATGGTTGCAACATATGAAACTAATATAAgattaaccaaaaaaattaaggatATAATTGAAATGTTAAGATCATATTTAATAACTCAGAAGTGTTAATTGTCAGTTTGTCGCTGataggggtggaaataagtCAGGCGGCCCAACAGGGGCTTGTGGCTTGGCTCGTCAGAGGCTTGTTTTGGCTTGGCTCGTTTATTCAAAAAGCTGGCCTTAGGCTTTTCAAAAGGCTTAATTAACTAAAAAGGTCAAGCCCAAGCTATCATAAAAGCATATTTGGTTTGATAGGCCGGCTTgtttatctattatttttattaatattataaataaatataatattaataatatagtatattgtttttttaaacTGATGTTTACTTTACTTTGTATAAAACATAAAATCCTAAGTCCCTAACCTAGATTAGAAGCCTTTCAGAATTTGAGCATAGCACATGAGTTACAGCAGCAACAGGCAAGCACCCATGCCGACGGCCTCAATCAGCCACCACTATGGCGCCCAAAGTCCGCCTGTTCTCCACAACCGTGAGTCACGACCACCACCGTTTTAGATAAATAGACTTTTAAGTAGGCTTATAGGTCAAGCCAGACTTTATGATAAGCCAAGCCAAGCCTTAAAATTTGGCTTGTTGACAGGCCACAAGCTAGGCTTGGGCCATGAGAACACAATGCAGGCCAGGCTTGGGCCACACAAAGCTTGGCTTGGCTTGCCTTATTTCCACCTCTAGTCGCTGATAAGTGGTTAATATTAAAATACAATTACAAGTGATTTTTAAAATGGTCCAATTGTTTCTAGGTAAACAAGTAAAATCTAATATCAGTTCTCAAGCATGATATTATCACATTGGCACAACGTTAATTAATAATTACTTTCTCTAGAACCAAAAGGATAGAAGGGTTGAAAACGAAGGGAACACAATTTTCTCATTAAAATTTCAGATGtttcatataattttattttatctatttcttttctgaaaaatttcaaattgtaacaatataatcaactaagttttagaagaaaaaaacaatataatcaattatTCAACTGAAGAATATAATTAACGTCCTTCGATACTTATGTCATACAATGCCAATggattttattattaattttccgatgtaccaaaaaaaaaaatacaatgccaatggtaaaattttcaaaatcatgCAGGGCATATCAGTTTTAAAATTATAGAGGCAAATTATCTAACCAAATATAATATGTGAGTATTTTATTGGGTAGACCGATTCTTGTAGCCAACCTACTTAAtgggaaaatattttaatcttattcactattttcattttttaaatacaaaataatgaaaattattttatctCATGTATAATCTTGATCCCAGGAAAAGGATAAGTGACAGCAAAAGTAAGTCTAATACTCAAAGGGGAAGCATCAGGTacattttattgattaaaaaaaaaggtacaTTTTATTCATTATTGATAACTCACTACAAGCATACAAACATAAACTTCAAATCTGTCCCAAAATTGTGTCTGCGCCAGAAACCTTGACATCAGATGGAGCTTCTTCAACATTAAGAGTCTTAACCTTCCCATCTACCACATATGCTGACCATCTACACGGAAACAACCACCACTCTTTACAGAATTGAACTCTATAATGGAAGAGATTAAGAGAATACAAATGTCTTTGTGTAGAAAGCACAGTTCTAAGGCCTAACTGTTCAATCAAATTAAATTGGTCTGGCTTCTACATCATATGTTTAATCATGCCTACTTCCTTCTCAAGATGATCATTTATGAGCATGAAATTAGTTTTACATTGTTAAATAAATCATGTTTGGCTTCTAATTGTAGTTTGTTATGCTAATACAATTATGTGGCAATTCCTTCACTACTTCACGTTTATTCTTAGTTTTTTTAAAACTGTGAAATCCTGAACTCCCCATTTTTGGTATTTGGTATATAGTTTCAAAATATTGGAAGAGAGCAAGTTCCCTCAAACAGTAAAACCAAACAAATGTTCAAGTGAATGATTCCAATCTCAGTTAAAGGGAGAGTTTTCCCCCGGGAATCGCCCTAAAGATCGAAGTCAATGGTATTTGAAAATCACACTAAATCCATCCATCTGATTATAGCATACCTTTCAGATCGTGTTCCAAGCAAAGCACCAGAGAGATCAGTAACTAATTCCAAGCTTTTGTGAAAGCTCCCATCGAAGTCCCCATAAAACTCAATCTGTAAAAATTTAGAGGGAAAAGAAGGCTACAATCAACCAATACCCCAAAGAAAAGAAGGAAATGGGAATGCCACAAGGcagcaaaaacaaaaaattataaattctaaTTCACCAAGGTATTGACTGATGCATGATAATCAACATAGAAATCTCCATACTGACTACTGAGTTACTGGACATATAATGTATACTGATTTGCTCAATCTTCACACGGACATAAAAACTATGAACTTCCCAGAGATAGAACCTAGAAGCTCTCATAAACCGTTTTATACTTTTCGCATATCTACAATTACTACAACTTTCATATAATTCATCTATCCAAATCACTGCATAGGAGTAAAAGAAAAAGTCATACTCTCATACTCTTTCCTAACCAAGCTCTAGTCCTCCACTCCTCCTTACTAGCTTCAAACTCAATGTAGCAGAAACACTCTCGATGCATTATCTAAAAACTCACGACTAACACTAACAAGATAACAATGCAGCACAAGGACATCTCTAACActgattataattttttttttacagattGGATTGTGATAAACAAAAAATTCAACAGAACAGTATATAAACAAATACAATCACTCCACAAGCCTAAAATGTAAAAACTAAACAGTAACACCAATGCAAATGAACTTATAAAAAAACACACCAATGCAAATGCAAAGTAGACAAAAAAGGACCCACAAACCACGTGCAGGCTTTTATAGTCAGGCAAGAAGAGAGGTATAACTTACAGCATCTTTAGCTTGAAGCTTCTCAGCCCACGCATGCATAGTATAAGGATCATTAATAGCCACACAAACAACAGAATCAATCCCTTTAGCCTTAAACTTTTCAATGTTATCCTTGTAAGGAGGAACATGTTTGCTTGAACAAACTCCTGTATATGCACCCTGAACAAAAATTCCAACCATCACAAAAAGCTACTTGGGAACAAAGCTATAacaaacttttttctttttcaaacaaTTCCATCTCCTAGAATAAGTAAGGCATTCATTCTATAAATTCAAATAGTACTGAATTACAACAaaaagtgaagaaaaaaaagagaaaatgcaATAAGAAAATTGCAGAGTTAACTTACTGGGAGTCCAAAGATGACAACCTTCTTGTCCTGAGACATTGAATTGAATTTGGGGATGAAATTACATTAGCCattgaacaaaacaaaaaaaacaaattttgaaaacaggGACGGTATATAGAGTCAAAAGGGTACCTTGAAGATGTCTTTGATTGGAGTGGTGGAGAATTTGGAATCAACACCTTCGTCCCAGGTGCGAGCTTTCTGGAGAGAAACATTGGGTGCGGCAGAGACGATGTCGGTCCCACTTGCAATCTTTGCGTAGGACCTGATTCGAAGAGCAGCAGAGACTGATTGGATGGCTGAAGAACCAGCTCGCTTCATCACACAGGATGCCATGGCCAAATTCTCAGGTTGTGTGATGTGATGTGAGTGAGAGGACTGAGAAGTGGAGCATACATATGTATggagatttttttgtttttgttttgtatgGGCCTTTTCCTTTTGGGCTATTCTTCTTGTGACCCAATCCACTAGGCCCTCTGTTTTTTAGTCTTTAAGAAAATATAATCTTTTTTGACAAAACAAAAAGAATCTTTTatacaaataataataatctatttagcttaatttatttatttagtattTGATGAGTATAAACTTGTTTGAGAAACTGGGTTAGTTAGTCTCTCGCAACAGATAACTTTTTCAGTGTTTGAACTTACGTCTCATCGTTATAGGAATCTAACTTGCTTATCACTAAACTTACACGTTGTTGGTAATTTAGCTTtgaattttactaaaataaaattatgatgCAATATAGATGAGGTCCTAGTTTCTTTGTGTAGTACAGACTACAGACGTTTGGACAGTTGACAAAGAGAGCTGGAGTTTGATCCAGATCACCTCTTTTCAATCATAGATGATTTTTTATGCTTACTTTGGCCCTTCTTTATAAATAGATTCTCAAAATGGCGTAAGATGAGTAAAGATTCCATGAAAGAAGTTCCTTGTAAGAATGAGATTGGAAAAAAAGAGGATTCTTTGACAGGGAAAGGGTGAGAAAAGAGGCTGGGATGTAACTTTATGACAGGCGACAGCAATGGATCATTGCAAGGACATTTTGACAATGATAGCATGTTCTTTCTTGGCTTCCATTGCAtgtgaaatgaaaatagaaaaaaaatatgaaaggaagaaaaaaaattataagtaatttgaattgaaaaaaaaaagagaaaacaaaattgattgataatttaataattaaaggCAAATCCCGAAGCTTGTGTTGGTGCTTGCAATCATGGACACCACTTTTCCAACATTTGCTTACAGAATCTAGTGTAAATGATAAAAGTGAACTACATATTACTTGGATAAATTAAGtatgataaatttttaatttttaagattatcagcagtggcggatccagaaTTTTTATGAAGCCTGGGCAAGTTTAGGCTTAAGCGTAACTGACCctgggttttaaattgcggttgtgGACATTGCGGTGTTGCGGCGTAAATATTGGGAGAGCCATAAGCATAAAGAGAATGGTTTAGAGTATGATTTGCCGACAATTCCCTTCTATCATTATATCTATAATATTCACACCCCACACATCCTTTTGATAAAATTTTCCACCTCTCTCAACCTAAAATTCTAATTGATTGATTGAACCTAGTTATAGCTGATCAAGATTATTTTTCTACTTTGTTAGTTGTTCACTAGATCATAAACATAGTTGATTGCATCTGATTCCACGTATTTTAATCTTTCTTTTTATATATGTCTTTTAATCCCATCACTACATTTATTATATTTCtcgtttcttaattttttttttcttatctttctTATATAGTTGTGAGTAAAACGAGTGTTGAACGTTATTTTCCTTGTAAATAAGCAACCTCAAGAAGGAAATTAGAACTTATAGCTCTAAACTCACCATAAAAAAATTCTGATCTACCAAAAAAATCCACCCAtgtgaaaaaggaaaaataaaaaagtatattTATCCACATAAAATTTAGTCAATAcagttaataataaaaaattaatcaatatatgtAATATCATATTTTTAAGAGCACACACACCCACGCAATAcatcttatgttttttttttgtgtatacattttttcataaatatatatggttgttttttttttgtgaaagatTAATATATTCAAGGGCAAGGCCCAAAACAGGCCAAAGCTCAAACAAACAAGCTGAACATGCAAGTGAGGCACAAAACAGGCCAAAGCCCGTAAAAAATGGCCTAGGGCCTTAATTTGTTTTCTCTTAAAAATAGCAAAACCCTAAATGCTATcttattctttctctttctccagccgtttccttcttcttcttcttccaggTGAGGCACAAAACTGTTTCGTTTCTTCTGCAAATTTCTAGCAATTTCTAAATAATCACCCACACCACATTTAATCTCCCCATGACCCTTCTTGCTGGCGCCTTCTCTCCTCCAATTTTACTCTAACCTTTCAATTTTGcccattttctcttcttctttttttctctaaAACTGACCTGGTCCaaagaaaaaattgttttttttttccagagcTAGGGCACAGGCCCTAGCTAGCCGGGCGGTAAATCCGCCCCTATTTATCAGTAAATTAAATACTACACtttttgattattttatttattgattcTTTGATAAGAATCTTGCTGACTTTTTCCACTTTTCTTGAAGCTTTCCCTTTAGTATTCACTATTGAAAAGTGGTGATTGTAACATGCCCTTTTACAATTGAGAGTTCAAAAATACATATTCATAAGCATTTAGTTTAAGGTTTAATTCCTAAGCGGTGTGTACgagaaaatatttattataaaagaCTTTTCCTTTAATAGAATTTCCGAGACGTAAGTAACGCTGGTTGTGTGATACATTGAAAaagtaaatatatttaaattttagctTCACATTACTCAccatatttttttagaaaaacatGCTCTTAAATTTCACATGAGGTGAAACTATTATTGATGGAAGATGTAAAAGCAAATTGACCACACCCTTTCTCAATATGTGCAATTTGCTTCACATACAATTGGGAAATCAGCTATATATGTTATGTACATAGCATAGACAGAAAAGGATAACTTGCTGTTGTGTATGAGTAGaaagaaaaacagagaaaaaataTGAAAGAACTTATATCATTAATATCATTTACTGAAACAAGGACGGTCACGACCCAAAATCCTaagccgtgaccggcgcacagactaACACCCTAGTCTGGCAAGCCTGTTTCTCacaaaatcattttccaaaGTGTTTTCCAAAAATTATACATGTTgctctatattttaaaataattcaacaaACCTCCTTTATATTATCAACATTTCCAAAACAATAAACCTGCCAAATGTTTTCATCATAACCAAaatttcttaaataaaataataaataacaattCATAATCAATCCACCTAAgactccctatagctgcagataacTACAATCAAATGAAGATATCAATCGAGCCACCAACCAAAGGAGGCCTACCAATAAGAAAACTGAAAGATCTGAATCTGACAACAATCCGCTACTCAGTTGCCTGAAAATCTGTGGATGAAAATAAggaatggggtaagtcacaaagacttagtgaggatttaacaaccaccatgaacaggaaggGGAAACATAATAGGCACGAGTTTTTCGCTCTCAACTAAGTATAAAGAATTTACATCATCAATAATCTCAACTCAGTGtaaagaatttgtatcatgaatAAAATCAGTTCAAATCATTCCAACAACGAACTTGACAAAAATCATAAAGTTTATAAGTAATGCTTTAAATGAATACAGTTAAAATCATGTCCACCtatgaaaacataaaaccataaatttaatatcatagggtcacacatgtagaaccatgaggcggctccatctcgttgatagccctctcctcctaagggatggcctatccgataggggcggctccatctaacggatagccctttcctctctCATATCACATGTCACATCGTATCATATCAtcggggaagctacatctcgttgatagccctttccgtgcactggcggctcatctaacggatagccctctcctcccggaatcaatctagctaggtgcacctaggccgttacctctgttaacggctacggggttctatcaaggatccccaaaaccgtTTTCTCAAACCAGCTCAAGTCTCATCAAAAGTCTCAAAATCAACTTTCCAAGTTCACAATCTCAGTTTCACATAATTTCTaaaatcaaagcaatataaaTTATTGCTCACGTCAGTACATAAGCAGACTCAAATCGACTTCATAAAACCAATTTCAGATAATTCAAGAACTGTAAAAGCATGTTTCCCCAAATTTTCAAACGGATAGGTaacatatttaaataaataaaactagcATATAGAGTAATTAAATTATGCCACAGTAATTGAAAACCACTCACAACTATGACGAATCAACCGAACTGCTCTCAACCACTCCATGTCGATTGAACGAACCACTAGCCGTCAAATCTGAACACCAAAATCAACTTCAACCTTCAGCAATAATTATCTAATGTCATACTATCCGTGAGCAACTACGAAATTCTCAATTATGtaatcaaaaccctaaaaatattACTACTTAAGCCTAATGTACCTTACCATATCATTCTCTAAATTTATGAGTTGTAGGAATACCTCAATAAACCAAATAAGCAATTATGTGAGAGTGGGtgctcttctccttcctcataGCATAAATCCTAAATCCAAAATTATGCCAAGAACCCTTCAACTTAAATTCAGAAATTTCCCTTCATGCTTGTGTATTCTCATGATTGTGTAATCCTGTGGTGGTATTTGGTGACTagagaagaaaatgatgaagaaagaaaagaagaaagaatcgCTGACGAAGGGAAAAGAAAGTGAACGAGACAGAGAAAGGAAAAGACGAGAGAGTGAGAGAATAACATAGGGTTCCATAGTATAATTAGGAATGGTACTGGTAGTGGGTTACGGTTTCTTTTTGTTTggcttattatatatatatacatattatatatatatatatacttttcttttttttttgtttttttttattattattatttattaacgGGATGTTTCAAGGACAAACTTATCATATGAAACCAGATAAGAACAAAATGCTTGTCCACAGTGGAGGGTTACAAAACCTTAGGTGAACCCTCCTCTTAAATATTTAGGTGTATATGGTTTTCCCATGCACCTATATAGATACTATATAGAAATCAATTATCCATACACTTATTTCCTAAAGACTAAAGAATTAGACCCATAAATGCATAAATTAATCAGTAGAATTTGTAAAATTATGCAGAAGAATCCATTAATTTCTGGATTTCAAGGAATCCTTGATAGGAGGAGCTTGAGAAGCCATTATTGTTGTGTCTTGAGACTGCTTTTGATAATTTGCTGAGTATGAATTGTTGTATCTTCCCTTCCTCTGCTTCCTTCTTATTGGCTGTGTTGCTTGTGGGATAAACACCCCTGTCCCTTTGCTCTGATCTCTTCTCAAAGCCTGCTCATACAGGAATGCAAACTGTGGAGGAGGATATTGAATTGCTCCAGGAAATACCTGAAAAATAGTTTAACCATGTTAAGATTGTAATTCTTGAAAACATGCACTGTATGAGTTTGAGAATATGCTTTAGTAGTAAAGAACCTGAAGAGAGTCTGCAGGATAAGAAGCAAGTGGGTCTTCATGTTCATCCATTAGTAGGAGGGCAATTTCCTTGCTCAAATCTGCAAAATATAGATCATCTTCCAGTTCCATATATGTGTAATCTAAAGAGTTCTCTAATTTGGAGAAACCAAGTATAAGAGTTTCCAATCTTACTTCAAATTATGtgtctctgtttttttttgtgCTCTCCATTACTAGTGGATATTTAGGCTTATAtagggaagaaaaaaaaaaggcaaggATGGAAACTTGAGATGTATGGGGTGGTCATGTGGGTTGGTGGGGTCATGGTGACTTTGCCAATCTGGCTTTATTCCCCACAAGAATCATGGAAGTGTGTTGTGATATTATCCTATTGAGATCAGAAA contains:
- the LOC130725865 gene encoding E3 ubiquitin-protein ligase RHF1A-like, producing MANLTSFSSSFVDDDSSEDSCSICLESFNVHDPSTVTCCKHEYHLHCILEWSQRSKECPICWQSLALKDPASQELLAAVEAEKRLRSRNVNSSSFANSRLNDGHDGSYSEECDFDEQIMQHLVAAASRARFVHRQERRGSAGAGPSANSSVHVRREQPTPTTTSLSQGSSPTSGVPSNVNNQPPTPVVDEVARNTSPQTDVPFRARVIYSQTPPESARRLNTPEMFSFPESIKSKFSAASAKYKESISKGTRGLKEKLLARNASVKELSKGVQREMNAGIAGVARMIERLDLSSKRSAALFPDRTGETSGFPEEVKSVKEHSPSEDNEDVVHHVTSDAPSLISNMVPARVEIAPHVQSGQGALKT
- the LOC130726713 gene encoding peroxiredoxin-2F, mitochondrial, which gives rise to MASCVMKRAGSSAIQSVSAALRIRSYAKIASGTDIVSAAPNVSLQKARTWDEGVDSKFSTTPIKDIFKDKKVVIFGLPGAYTGVCSSKHVPPYKDNIEKFKAKGIDSVVCVAINDPYTMHAWAEKLQAKDAIEFYGDFDGSFHKSLELVTDLSGALLGTRSERWSAYVVDGKVKTLNVEEAPSDVKVSGADTILGQI
- the LOC130723253 gene encoding uncharacterized protein LOC130723253 codes for the protein MELEDDLYFADLSKEIALLLMDEHEDPLASYPADSLQVFPGAIQYPPPQFAFLYEQALRRDQSKGTGVFIPQATQPIRRKQRKGRYNNSYSANYQKQSQDTTIMASQAPPIKDSLKSRN